Proteins found in one Kluyveromyces marxianus DMKU3-1042 DNA, complete genome, chromosome 2 genomic segment:
- the OCA6 gene encoding protein-tyrosine-phosphatase — translation MSLVTPLQFSCVQPKFYRGAYPKEINLPFLKTLRLKYIISLLAEPITNDPVIAEFCEKEKIEPVLMQCLDDKSKSKDKDKSKDKDKSKVKRKKKPVPIEYDVVVECIKFLIDKNHYPCYIHCSTSNTEVTSLVVACLRKLSYWSTVSIFNEYMTYTSSINIHERNFIENFNLDINIEGIKPSDKVSWIIVRSKQHSEKRAQSKQSSTNSEGPPQLNPPKMPLPTLTFHND, via the coding sequence ATGTCTCTAGTTACTCCTTTGCAGTTTAGTTGCGTCCAGCCGAAATTTTACAGAGGAGCATATCCGAAAGAAATCAACCTTCCGTTCCTCAAGACTCTACGACTTAAATACATAATCTCACTACTAGCTGAACCGATCACTAATGATCCTGTGATAGCTGAATTTTGTgagaaggagaagataGAACCTGTTTTGATGCAGTGTTTAGATGACAAGTCGAAGAGCAAAGACAAAGACAAAAGTAAGGATAAAGATAAATCAAAAGtcaagagaaagaagaagcctGTGCCTATAGAGTACGACGTTGTGGTAGAATGCATCAAATTCTTAATTGATAAAAATCACTATCCTTGTTACATTCATTGTTCTACCTCCAACACTGAGGTTACATCGTTGGTAGTTGCTTGTCTACGAAAACTCTCATATTGGAGCACAGTGTCCATTTTCAATGAATACATGACCTACACATCCAGCATTAACATTCATGAGCGAAACTTTATTGAAAACTTTAATCTTGACATAAATATAGAAGGCATTAAGCCGTCTGATAAAGTCTCATGGATAATTGTGAGATCTAAACAACACAGTGAGAAACGAGCACAAAGTAAGCAATCATCCACGAATTCTGAAGGGCCTCCACAACTAAATCCACCCAAAATGCCTCTGCCAACATTAACCTTTCACAATGATTAA
- the DDI1 gene encoding Ddi1p, whose amino-acid sequence MNITITYDNSDDVLGPFELSKDMSLMDLFALIDFNKDKQTIFHNMKELDLSDTNLTLEQVGFQDNDMLLIKNKSFSTPTQESGMSDEQYIEQFRLFLLENPHMGQEMGLPNMQPLINNKEQFHQLLGPALLARRSETERNNPFGISNSEYTRLMSNPDDPANQAKIAELINQREIDEQLKYAMEYTPEAFTQVSMLYIKLEINGHPVKAFVDSGAQQTIMSTKLAERTGLTSLIDKRFSGIAQGVGTGKILGRVHTTQIKIHDVFLPCSFTVLDTPMEMLLGLDMLRRHQACIDLKNNVLKISDVETPFLPESEIPKDSPLQAMTTPAADEVRNAALKRQAQNSASKTSNAEGDQSTSKLPKVSPTVTNASGTPINPSKEFPEEHIKQLVDLGFSRREAIDALEKTGGNVDYAASLLFQ is encoded by the coding sequence ATGAATATCACCATTACGTATGATAACTCCGACGATGTTTTGGGTCCATTCGAATTGAGCAAGGACATGTCATTGATGGATCTCTTCGCATTAATTgatttcaacaaagacaaacaaacaatattCCATAATATGAAGGAGCTAGACCTCAGCGATACAAATCTTACACTGGAGCAAGTTGGTTTCCAGGATAATGACATGCTTTTaatcaaaaacaagagCTTTTCTACTCCTACTCAGGAATCTGGTATGTCTGACGAACAGTACATAGAACAGTTTAGGTTATTCCTATTAGAAAACCCACACATGGGCCAAGAGATGGGGTTACCTAATATGCAACCAttgatcaacaacaaagagCAATTCCACCAGCTCTTGGGACCTGCTTTATtagcaagaagaagcgaAACGGAACGTAACAACCCATTTGGAATCTCGAACTCGGAATACACAAGGTTGATGAGCAACCCTGACGATCCTGCAAATCAAGCGAAGATAGCTGAATTAATCAACCAACGAGAGATTGATGAGCAGCTTAAATATGCTATGGAGTATACCCCGGAGGCGTTTACCCAGGTGTCAATGTTGTATATTAAATTAGAGATTAACGGACATCCAGTCAAGGCATTTGTTGATTCCGGCGCTCAACAGACTATTATGTCTACGAAATTAGCTGAGAGAACAGGACTTACATCATTGATTGACAAGAGATTCAGTGGAATTGCACAAGGTGTTGGAACCGGTAAAATTCTCGGAAGGGTCCATACCACCCAGATTAAGATTCATGACGTTTTTTTACCTTGTAGTTTCACTGTTCTAGACACTCCAATGGAAATGTTATTGGGATTAGATATGTTGAGAAGGCACCAGGCATGTAttgacttgaagaataATGTGTTAAAGATATCAGATGTGGAAACCCCCTTTTTACCAGAGTCCGAAATTCCAAAGGACTCCCCACTTCAAGCCATGACAACTCCTGCTGCAGATGAGGTTAGAAATGCTGCACTGAAAAGACAGGCTCAGAACTCTGCTTCTAAAACCTCCAATGCAGAAGGTGATCAATCGACCTCGAAACTGCCAAAGGTAAGCCCTACTGTAACGAATGCTAGTGGAACACCAATTAATCCTTCTAAAGAATTTCCAGAAGAGCATATTAAACAACTAGTTGATCTTGGCTTCTCGAGAAGAGAAGCGATTGACGCATTGGAAAAGACTGGTGGAAATGTTGATTATGCTGCCTCTTTACTATTCCAGTAG